A region of Salvia splendens isolate huo1 chromosome 17, SspV2, whole genome shotgun sequence DNA encodes the following proteins:
- the LOC121774025 gene encoding homeobox-leucine zipper protein ATHB-52-like gives MNPQVSKTCKIQKKRLSQEQVRLLEASFDSGKKLEPERKFQLARDLGVPPRQIAIWHQNKRARWKSHSLELDHGAMQLRLDAALAEKRELEKEVGLLRSELRRAQDMLGAARGGGGGGPPVSSQLSSCCDETGGGGGSSSLNEDVGCSANWPNVEELYACLMAKPVSEVVNERDYWV, from the coding sequence atgaacccTCAGGTCtcaaaaacatgcaaaatccagAAGAAGCGGCTGAGCCAGGAGCAGGTTCGGCTCCTGGAAGCCAGCTTCGACTCGGGCAAGAAGCTCGAGCCGGAGCGGAAATTCCAGCTGGCGCGGGACCTGGGGGTCCCGCCCCGGCAGATTGCCATCTGGCACCAGAACAAGCGGGCGCGGTGGAAGAGCCATAGCCTGGAGCTCGACCACGGCGCCATGCAGCTGCGGCTCGACGCGGCGCTGGCCGAGAAGAGGGAGCTGGAGAAGGAGGTCGGCCTGCTCCGCTCCGAGCTGAGGCGGGCTCAGGACATGCTAGGCGCGGCTCGGGGCGGGGGCGGGGGCGGGCCGCCCGTCTCGTCGCAGCTGTCGAGCTGCTGCGACGAGACGGGCGGCGGAGGGGGCAGCTCGAGCCTCAATGAGGACGTCGGCTGCTCGGCTAATTGGCCGAATGTGGAAGAGCTGTATGCTTGTTTGATGGCTAAGCCGGTTTCGGAAGTTGTGAATGAAAGAGATTATTGGGTATAA
- the LOC121774913 gene encoding uncharacterized exonuclease domain-containing protein At3g15140-like produces MATRCLPLLRRAPLLSPHPPPFLHFSSLSTSINQPKFKPSITRCCASIEESAPSTLTQSEIPTMRRNSNWKPMCLYYTQGKCTMMDDSMHVEKFCHSCSIELRDGIPELRNLREQKFDYFLVLDLEGKVEILEFPVLLFDAKTLDVVDVFHRFVRPTKMSEKRINEYIEGKYGAFGVDRVWHDTAITFPEVIEQFESWLRVERNGGSRLWDEEGDGRLNGAAFVTCGNWDLKTKVPQQCEVSGMELPPYFMEWINLKDIYLNFYNRRAPGMLSMMRELRLKPLGSHHLGIDDSKNIARVLQHMLTDGAFMHITAKRSHSSPSAVRFLFQNRV; encoded by the exons ATGGCCACTCGGTGCCTTCCCCTGCTTCGCCGAGCTCCTCTTCTCTCTCCTCATCCGCCGCCTTTTCTCCACTTCTCCTCACTCTCCACTTCCATCAATCAGCCCAAATTCAAGCCATCAATCACTCGCTGCTGCGCCTCAATCGAAGAATCCGCGCCGTCTACTCTCACGCAATCAGAAATTCCAACAATGCGCAGAAATTCAAACTGGAAGCCAATGTGCTTGTACTACACCCAAGGCAAATGCACCATG ATGGATGATTCTATGCATGTAGAGAAGTTCTGCCATAGCTGCTCGATTGAGCTGCGGGATGGAATTCCGGAGCTGAGGAATCTCCGGGAACAAAAGTTCGATTACTTTCTGGTGCTCGATTTAGAGGGCAAAGTTGAGATTCTGGAGTTTCCTGTGCTGTTGTTTGATGCGAAAACTTTGGATGTGGTGGATGTGTTTCACAG GTTCGTAAGGCCTACAAAGATGAGTGAGAAAAGAATAAATGAGTACATTGAGGGAAAGTATGGTGCTTTCGGGGTTGACCG TGTCTGGCATGACACAGCCATAACGTTTCCCGAGgtcattgaacaatttgaaaGTTGGCTGAGAGTGGAGCGAAATGGGGGTAGTAGGTTATGGGACGAAGAGGGAGATGGGCGTCTCAATGGTGCAGCATTTGTAACTTG TGGGAATTGGGATTTGAAAACCAAAGTACCCCAGCAATGTGAAGTATCCGGGATGGAGCTTCCACCATATTTTATGGAATGGATCAATCTCAAGGACATCTACCTAAACTTCTACAACCGAAGG GCACCGGGAATGCTTTCAATGATGAGGGAACTCCGTTTAAAACCATTAGGAAGCCACCATCTTGGCATCGACGATTCAAAAAATATTGCAAGAGTGTTGCAGCATATGCTCACAGATGGCGCCTTCATGCATATTACCGCGAAAAGAAGTCACAGCTCGCCTAGCGCTGTCAGATTTCTCTTTCAGAATCGCGTCTAG
- the LOC121774914 gene encoding uncharacterized protein LOC121774914, translating to MLLSQQQQLRLFSATIHLLPPFPFSHSLNSPLKSTKQCTRCSAPKISIAQLSEATTASSPPEEGPVEIPPSISPLFATDDDPTPLQTATSVLLTGAITIFLFRSLRRRAKCAKETKFRSSGEKKSLKEEALDSLKSVTLSPADSKSPPSPVQAFLGAVAAGVLALILYKFTTTIEAALNRQTIPDNYSVRQITITIRTIINGLCYLATFVFGINSLGLLLYSGQLAFNSLMDESENEDEAPPRPDDDSGLTSATEDQSSDETQ from the exons ATGTTGCTTtctcagcagcagcagctccgCCTCTTCTCCGCCACAATCCACCTCCTCCCCCCCTTCCCATTCTCGCATTCCCTCAATTCCCCCCTGAAATCCACCAAACAATGCACTCGCTGCTCCGCCCCCAAAATATCGATTGCGCAGCTATCCGAAGCCACCACCGCCAGCTCGCCGCCGGAGGAAGGCCCCGTCGAGATCCCACCCTCAATTTCCCCACTATTCGCCACCGACGACGACCCCACACCTCTCCAAACTGCCACCAGCGTTCTCCTCACCGGCGCCATCACGATTTTCCTCTTCCGCTCCCTCCGCCGTCGCGCCAAGTGTGCGAAAGAGACG AAATTTAGATCATCTGGTGAAAAGAAATCGCTCAAGGAGGAGGCGTTGGATAGCTTGAAATCCGTTACTCTTTCGCCAGCTGATAGCAAGTCTCCGCCTTCGCCAGTTCAGGCGTTTTTGGGCGCAGTAGCAGCTGGCGTGCTCGCACTCATTCTGTACAAATTCACGACCACGATCGAAGCTGCTCTCAACCGCCAAACAATTCCAGATAATTATTCA GTTAGACAGATAACCATAACCATAAG GACGATCATCAATGGTTTGTGCTACCTCGCTACGTTTGTTTTTGGTATCAATTCTCTCGGATTGCTTCTTTACTCCGGCCAGCTTGCCTTCAACTCGTTAATGGACGAATCCGAGAATGAGGACGAAGCGCCACCAAGACCAGATGATGACTCTGGATTAACGAGTGCCACCGAGGATCAAAGCTCCGATGAAACACAGTAA
- the LOC121774915 gene encoding uncharacterized protein LOC121774915, giving the protein MGSTWAKENLDFVLVPAGILIMVGYHLFHLHRCINRAETTVVGYENHNRRLWVSRLLEVEVKDRNQALTVTGNYLFAAMSLASIALVLCSLLVAWIGNSYNNEPVAARVYGNMSPTIIYTKYLAILTSFVIAFVCFVHASTSFLHAGFLISLPNCVMLAGNVENAVITGCNFWVVGLRSLYLATNLMLWIFGPIPMFLSSVITVTLLQFLDRNTTPLPQYARPLSCDPYTKIDDH; this is encoded by the exons ATGGGGTCGACATGGGCGAAAGAAAACTTGGATTTCGTTCTAGTCCCCGCTGGTATACTGATCATGGTCGGATATCATTTGTTTCATCTCCACAGATGCATCAATCGGGCTGAGACCACGGTTGTCGGATACGAAAACCACAACCGGAGACTTTGGGTGTCGCGATTGTTGGAG GTTGAAGTAAAGGATAGAAATCAAGCACTTACAGTGACAGGGAACTACTTATTTGCAGCGATGTCTCTAGCATCCATCGCCCTTGTTCTCTGCTCGTTGCTCGTGGCGTGGATTGGAAACTCGTACAACAACGAACCCGTAGCAGCGAGAGTCTATGGAAACATGAGTCCAACCATTATTTACACCAAATACCTGGCAATTCTCACCAGCTTCGTGATTGCCTTTGTTTGTTTCGTCCACGCATCAACGAGCTTCCTTCACGCCGGTTTCCTCATCAGCTTGCCCAACTGCGTAATGCTCGCGGGCAATGTCGAGAATGCAGTCATAACGGGATGTAATTTCTGGGTGGTCGGGCTCCGATCGCTCTATTTAGCCACCAATTTGATGCTGTGGATTTTTGGCCCGATTCCGATGTTTCTCAGCTCAGTGATCACAGTGACGCTTCTGCAGTTCTTGGATAGGAACACAACCCCACTGCCTCAGTATGCTCGGCCACTGAGTTGCGACCCTTACACGAAGATCGACGATCACTGA